The Kiritimatiellia bacterium sequence CAATGGTGGTATGGGAAAAAAGTGGCGGAGTTTGAAAGGAAATACGCGGCTTTTCAAAATGCGAAATTCGGCGTTTCCTGCACGAATGGAACGGCCGCGCTTGAGATGGCTCTGCTGGCCTGCGGCATCGGCGCCGGCGATGAAGTGATAGTGCCGCCTTATACTTTTATGGCCACAGCCAGCGCGGTCCTGAAGGTGAATGCCATTCCGGTCTTCGCGGACATTGATTTGGATACCGCCAACCTCAGCGTGGCGGCCGTTAAAAAGGCCCTAACCCGGAAAACCAAGGCCATTGTGCCGGTGCATTGCGGCGGCTTGCCGGTTGATATGGACGCCTTCAGGGTAATGGCCCGCCAGCACAAATTACGGCTTATTGAAGACGCCTGCCACAGTTGGGGCAGCCAATGGAAGGGGAAGGGCACGGGCGCGCTGGGTGATTGCGGAGTTTTCAGTTTTCAAATGAGCAAAAACATCACCTCCGGCGAAGGCGGCATCCTCCTCACCGACAACGAAAAAATCGCCGACACAGCCAGAAGTTATTCCAACTGCGGCCGCGGCAAAAACAAACCGTTTTATGAACACTATCTGCTTGGCAGTAATTTGCGCATAACGGAATTACAGGCGGCAATTTTACTGGGGCAATTGACCCGGCTGAAAGCGCAAACGCTCAAACGGGAGAAAAACGCGGCCATATTGGACCAGGGCCTGCGGAATATTCCCGGCATCGCGCTGTTTAAAAATGACCCGCGGGTTACCCGCCGGTCTTATCATATTTACATGTTCCGGTTCATAAAAGAAGCCTGGAACGGCGCCAGCCGGGAAACCTTTCTTAAAACATTGAGGGCGGAAGGCATACCGGTTTGGGAGGGTTACCCGCTCCCCCTGTATAAAAACCCGCTGTTTCAAAGGCACCACGGCGCCGGGCCGCGCCATTGCCCGCTTTCCTGTCCCTATTATGGAAAAAACATGGATTA is a genomic window containing:
- a CDS encoding DegT/DnrJ/EryC1/StrS family aminotransferase, which encodes MKKTLAVRGGKPVRTKPFPSWPVIAKEDTKGLIKVFESGQWWYGKKVAEFERKYAAFQNAKFGVSCTNGTAALEMALLACGIGAGDEVIVPPYTFMATASAVLKVNAIPVFADIDLDTANLSVAAVKKALTRKTKAIVPVHCGGLPVDMDAFRVMARQHKLRLIEDACHSWGSQWKGKGTGALGDCGVFSFQMSKNITSGEGGILLTDNEKIADTARSYSNCGRGKNKPFYEHYLLGSNLRITELQAAILLGQLTRLKAQTLKREKNAAILDQGLRNIPGIALFKNDPRVTRRSYHIYMFRFIKEAWNGASRETFLKTLRAEGIPVWEGYPLPLYKNPLFQRHHGAGPRHCPLSCPYYGKNMDYAQVYCPNTEQMCREACWIKHTALLAEQTDIKDIIRAIAKVWEHREELSRA